The Streptomyces avermitilis MA-4680 = NBRC 14893 genome contains a region encoding:
- a CDS encoding IclR family transcriptional regulator → MPEPTDERGVREVKSAARTVDLLELLAARGDRPARLTELADELDVPRSSMYALLQTLVTRGWVRTDVTGSLYGIGIHALLTGTSYLDSDPRVRVVRPYLDEASEALGETIHLGRLDGTDVAYLATRESHEYLRTISRVGRRLPAHVGALGKALLAERPDEALPEGPYEQATPHTLTTREALAADLARTRARGYSVDREEGVLGIVGFGFALRYDTPAQDAISCSVPVARLTPAHEEQIVTVMRDIRAKAEAAAPGPAGAPRWR, encoded by the coding sequence ATGCCGGAACCCACGGACGAGCGCGGCGTGCGCGAGGTCAAGTCGGCCGCGCGCACGGTCGACCTGCTGGAACTCCTTGCCGCCCGCGGCGACCGCCCCGCGCGCCTGACGGAACTCGCGGACGAACTCGACGTCCCCCGCAGCTCGATGTACGCACTGCTCCAGACCCTCGTCACCCGGGGCTGGGTCCGCACGGACGTCACGGGTTCCCTGTACGGCATCGGCATCCACGCCCTGCTGACGGGCACGAGCTATCTGGACTCCGACCCGCGCGTCCGCGTCGTACGCCCCTACCTCGACGAGGCCTCGGAGGCGCTCGGCGAGACGATCCACCTGGGACGCCTCGACGGCACCGACGTGGCGTACCTGGCCACGCGCGAGTCGCACGAGTACCTGCGCACGATCAGCCGGGTGGGCCGCCGTCTCCCCGCCCACGTCGGCGCCCTGGGCAAGGCGCTCCTGGCGGAACGCCCCGACGAGGCACTGCCCGAGGGCCCGTACGAGCAGGCCACACCCCACACGCTCACGACCCGCGAGGCCCTCGCCGCCGACCTGGCCCGCACCCGGGCCCGCGGCTACTCCGTCGACCGCGAGGAGGGCGTCCTCGGCATCGTCGGCTTCGGCTTCGCCCTGCGCTACGACACTCCCGCCCAGGACGCGATCAGCTGCTCGGTGCCGGTGGCCCGGCTGACCCCGGCACACGAGGAGCAGATCGTGACGGTGATGCGCGACATCCGGGCGAAGGCGGAGGCGGCGGCCCCGGGCCCGGCAGGGGCACCACGCTGGCGGTGA
- a CDS encoding MmcQ/YjbR family DNA-binding protein, whose protein sequence is MTPQELRAFCLSFNATVEDFPFTPETSVFKVQGKLFALTRLDARPLTVNLKCDPDDAVRLRSEYEGLIIPGYHMNKRHWNTVTVDGELPDRLVRELVEDSYDLVVAGLPRADRLRLDRP, encoded by the coding sequence ATGACCCCGCAGGAACTGCGCGCGTTCTGCCTGTCCTTCAACGCGACCGTCGAGGACTTCCCCTTCACCCCGGAGACCTCGGTCTTCAAGGTGCAGGGCAAGCTCTTCGCGCTGACCCGCCTGGACGCGCGGCCCCTGACGGTCAATCTGAAGTGCGACCCGGATGACGCGGTGCGGCTGCGGAGCGAGTACGAGGGACTGATCATCCCCGGCTACCACATGAACAAGCGGCACTGGAACACCGTCACGGTGGACGGCGAGCTCCCGGACCGTCTGGTCCGGGAGCTCGTCGAGGACTCGTACGACCTGGTGGTCGCGGGCCTACCGAGAGCCGACCGCCTCCGCCTCGACCGCCCCTGA
- a CDS encoding carbohydrate kinase family protein translates to MIASNGEGPHRQTHVDPLAAVRAPGDPPWDVYLTGPVFLDIIFTGLDSAPVRGTESWARGMGSSPGGVANMATALARLGLKTSLAAAFGDDHYGEYCWDALAQGEGIDLSPSRTVPGWHSPVTVSMAYEGERTMVSHGHEPPPEETAPDCPPRARAAVASLAPGSRAPWIAQAASEGTRIFADVGWDDTGRWDLAGLADLGHCEAFLPNADEAMRYTGADCPRAAAHALTEHVPLAVVTLGADGAYAVDRRTGEAAEVPAIAVEAMDPTGAGDVFVAGFVTGTLAGWPLADRLAFAGLIAALSVQEFGGSLSAPGWSEIAAWWRRVQSYDDQDPTALRRYAFLEGLIPEVTRPWPLRRAVPTIGFGRSA, encoded by the coding sequence GTGATCGCGTCCAACGGAGAGGGACCGCACCGCCAGACCCACGTGGACCCGCTGGCCGCCGTGCGCGCCCCGGGCGACCCGCCCTGGGACGTCTACCTCACGGGCCCGGTCTTCCTCGACATCATCTTCACCGGGCTGGACTCCGCCCCCGTGCGCGGGACCGAGTCCTGGGCCCGCGGGATGGGGTCGAGCCCCGGCGGCGTCGCGAACATGGCGACCGCGCTGGCCCGCCTCGGTCTGAAGACCTCCCTCGCGGCCGCCTTCGGCGACGACCACTACGGGGAGTACTGCTGGGACGCGCTCGCCCAGGGCGAGGGCATCGACCTCTCCCCGTCGCGCACGGTGCCCGGCTGGCACTCGCCGGTGACCGTCTCGATGGCGTACGAGGGCGAGCGCACGATGGTCTCCCACGGCCACGAGCCGCCCCCCGAGGAGACCGCACCGGACTGCCCGCCCAGGGCACGGGCCGCGGTCGCCTCCCTCGCGCCGGGCAGCCGGGCCCCCTGGATCGCGCAGGCCGCGAGCGAGGGCACCCGGATCTTCGCGGACGTCGGCTGGGACGACACCGGCCGCTGGGACCTGGCGGGGCTCGCCGACCTCGGACACTGCGAGGCGTTCCTGCCCAACGCGGACGAGGCGATGCGCTACACCGGCGCCGACTGCCCGAGGGCGGCGGCGCACGCGCTGACCGAGCACGTACCGCTGGCCGTCGTCACCCTCGGCGCCGACGGGGCGTACGCCGTGGACCGCCGTACCGGCGAGGCCGCGGAGGTTCCGGCGATCGCCGTCGAGGCCATGGACCCCACGGGCGCCGGCGACGTCTTCGTGGCGGGCTTCGTCACCGGCACGCTCGCCGGCTGGCCGCTGGCCGACCGCCTGGCCTTCGCCGGCCTGATCGCCGCCCTGTCCGTACAGGAGTTCGGCGGCTCCCTGTCGGCCCCCGGCTGGTCCGAGATCGCCGCGTGGTGGCGCCGGGTCCAGTCGTACGACGACCAGGATCCGACGGCGCTGCGCCGGTACGCGTTCCTGGAGGGGCTGATCCCGGAGGTGACGCGCCCGTGGCCGCTGCGGCGGGCGGTACCGACGATCGGGTTCGGCCGCTCGGCGTGA
- a CDS encoding hemolysin family protein, with product MSPQLVIGAIALVVVAWLAACAEAGLARVSSFRAEEAVRSGRRGSAKLAQIAADPTRYLNVALLVRVACEMAAAALVTYACLKEFDRTWQALAVAIGVMVLVSYVAVGVSPRTIGRQHPLNTATAAAYVLLPLARIMGPIPPLLILIGNALTPGKGFRRGPFASEAELRAMVDLAEKESLIEDEERRMVHSVFELGDTLVREVMVPRTDLVVIERYKTIRQALTLALRSGFSRIPVTGESEDDIVGMVYLKDLVRKTHISRDAESELVSTAMRPATFVPDTKNAGDLLREMQQERNHVAVVIDEYGGTAGIVTIEDILEEIVGEITDEYDRELPPVEDLGDDRHRVTARLDIGDLGELYGIEAYDDEDVETVGGLLAKALGRVPIAGASSVVELPDGRELRLTAETSAGRRNKIVTVLVEPIDPAGPSAEGAKEE from the coding sequence ATGAGCCCCCAGCTCGTCATCGGCGCCATCGCCCTCGTGGTCGTCGCCTGGCTCGCCGCCTGCGCGGAGGCGGGCCTCGCGCGCGTCTCCAGCTTCCGCGCCGAGGAGGCCGTACGGTCCGGGCGGCGCGGCAGCGCGAAGCTCGCGCAGATCGCCGCCGACCCCACCCGCTATCTCAATGTCGCCCTGCTGGTGCGCGTGGCGTGCGAGATGGCGGCCGCCGCGCTCGTCACCTACGCCTGCCTGAAGGAGTTCGACCGGACCTGGCAGGCGCTGGCGGTCGCCATCGGCGTCATGGTCCTCGTGTCGTACGTGGCCGTCGGCGTCTCCCCGCGCACCATCGGCCGCCAGCACCCGCTGAACACGGCGACGGCAGCCGCGTACGTGCTGCTCCCGCTGGCCCGGATCATGGGCCCGATCCCGCCCCTGCTCATCCTCATCGGCAACGCGCTCACCCCCGGCAAGGGCTTCCGGCGCGGCCCCTTCGCCTCCGAGGCCGAGCTGCGTGCGATGGTCGACCTCGCCGAGAAGGAGTCCCTCATCGAGGACGAGGAGCGCCGCATGGTGCACTCGGTCTTCGAGCTGGGCGACACGCTCGTGCGCGAGGTCATGGTGCCGAGGACGGACCTGGTGGTCATCGAGCGCTACAAGACCATCCGCCAGGCGCTGACCCTGGCCCTGCGCTCCGGGTTCTCCCGCATCCCGGTCACGGGCGAGAGCGAGGACGACATCGTCGGGATGGTGTACCTGAAGGACCTGGTCCGCAAGACGCACATCAGCCGGGACGCCGAGTCCGAGCTGGTGTCCACCGCGATGCGCCCGGCCACCTTCGTGCCCGACACCAAGAACGCGGGCGATCTGCTGCGCGAGATGCAGCAGGAGCGCAACCACGTCGCGGTCGTCATCGACGAGTACGGTGGCACGGCCGGGATCGTCACCATCGAGGACATCCTGGAGGAGATCGTCGGCGAGATCACCGACGAGTACGACCGGGAGCTGCCGCCCGTCGAGGACCTGGGCGACGACCGCCACCGGGTCACCGCCCGCCTCGACATCGGCGACCTCGGCGAGCTGTACGGCATCGAGGCCTACGACGACGAGGACGTGGAGACGGTCGGTGGACTGCTCGCCAAGGCGCTCGGGCGGGTCCCGATCGCCGGTGCCTCCTCGGTCGTCGAACTGCCCGACGGCCGTGAACTCCGCCTGACCGCGGAGACGTCGGCGGGCCGCCGGAACAAGATCGTGACGGTCCTCGTGGAGCCGATCGACCCGGCCGGACCCTCGGCGGAGGGGGCGAAGGAGGAATGA
- a CDS encoding MFS transporter: protein MAIDTTSSAPVHEPQPPLDTRLSTRDKLVLFVLCAAQFMVALDFSVLNVALPVLGRDLGMSQSALQWAVTAFALPSGGFLLLFGRIGDLYGRRRLFLTGLALFGTASLLATFAWDPASFLAGRALQGLGAAAIVPTGMSLLTTTFPEGPARDRALGISGTLLSLGFTVGMVAGGVLTDAFGWRSTMGLLTLFALIVLPLAPGLLPESRTPDRPRLDIPGAVTVTGGLLSLIYALSTAAERGFGGTDVIATLVAGVLLLAAFVTVESHAEAPLVSLPMLRRRTVAWGNLGGLITFSMMSTVVFVLTLYLQETLGLSAFETGLVFGVQGVLSAVAGANASKVIGRLGARRTLVVSLAGQGAFVATLVALGDGGWSVWLATAAVSLASMCHLGAIISYGLTVTSGVPDDEQGLATGLVTSTQQVGITIGIPLLGVLATTSSDLLAGVHTVLALDAVIVLAAAVLIAVGLGRRPATAPGAASGAVEAEAVGSR, encoded by the coding sequence ATGGCGATCGACACCACCTCATCCGCTCCCGTCCACGAACCGCAACCCCCTCTCGACACCCGGCTGTCGACCCGCGACAAGCTCGTGCTCTTCGTCCTGTGCGCGGCGCAGTTCATGGTCGCGCTCGACTTCTCCGTACTCAACGTCGCCCTGCCCGTCCTCGGCAGGGACCTGGGCATGAGCCAGTCCGCGCTCCAGTGGGCGGTCACCGCGTTCGCGCTGCCCTCCGGCGGCTTCCTGCTCCTCTTCGGCCGCATCGGCGACCTCTACGGCCGTCGCAGGCTGTTCCTGACCGGCCTGGCCCTCTTCGGCACGGCCTCGCTCCTTGCGACCTTCGCCTGGGACCCGGCGTCGTTCCTGGCGGGCCGCGCCCTCCAGGGCCTCGGCGCGGCGGCGATCGTGCCGACCGGCATGTCGCTGCTGACCACGACGTTCCCGGAGGGCCCCGCCCGCGACCGCGCCCTCGGCATCTCCGGCACGCTGCTGTCGCTCGGCTTCACGGTCGGCATGGTCGCGGGCGGCGTACTGACGGACGCGTTCGGCTGGCGTTCCACCATGGGGCTGCTCACCCTCTTCGCGCTGATCGTGCTGCCGCTGGCGCCCGGGCTGCTGCCCGAGTCCCGCACCCCGGACCGCCCGCGGCTGGACATCCCCGGCGCGGTCACCGTCACCGGCGGACTGCTGTCCCTGATCTACGCCCTGTCGACGGCCGCCGAACGCGGCTTCGGCGGCACCGACGTCATCGCGACGCTGGTCGCGGGCGTACTCCTGCTGGCGGCCTTCGTGACCGTCGAGTCCCACGCCGAGGCACCCCTCGTCTCGCTGCCCATGCTGCGCCGCCGCACGGTGGCCTGGGGCAACCTGGGCGGTCTGATCACCTTCTCGATGATGTCGACGGTGGTCTTCGTCCTGACCCTGTACCTCCAGGAGACCCTGGGCCTCTCGGCCTTCGAGACGGGCCTGGTCTTCGGGGTCCAGGGCGTGCTGTCGGCGGTGGCGGGGGCGAACGCCTCCAAGGTCATCGGCCGGCTCGGCGCCCGCCGTACGCTGGTGGTCTCCCTGGCCGGACAGGGCGCGTTCGTGGCCACGCTGGTGGCTCTCGGCGACGGCGGCTGGTCCGTGTGGCTCGCCACCGCCGCGGTGTCCCTGGCCAGCATGTGCCACCTGGGCGCGATCATCTCGTACGGCCTGACGGTCACCTCGGGCGTGCCCGACGACGAACAGGGCCTGGCCACCGGCCTGGTGACGTCGACCCAGCAGGTCGGCATCACCATCGGCATCCCGCTCCTGGGCGTCCTGGCCACCACGTCCTCGGACCTGCTCGCCGGGGTGCACACGGTGCTGGCCCTGGACGCCGTGATCGTCCTGGCGGCGGCGGTACTGATCGCGGTGGGACTGGGCCGGCGGCCCGCGACGGCCCCGGGCGCGGCCTCAGGGGCGGTCGAGGCGGAGGCGGTCGGCTCTCGGTAG
- a CDS encoding PhoH family protein produces the protein MTQTPTAQTPAQGQARAHFTVPAKHPMVTVLGSGDALLRVIEKAFPAADIHVRGNEISAVGDAGEVALVQRLFDEMMLVLRTGQPMTEDAVERSIAMLRASENGEGDGQETPAEVLTQNILSSRGRTIRPKTLNQKRYVDAIDKHTIVFGIGPAGTGKTYLAMAKAVQALQSKQVNRIILTRPAVEAGERLGFLPGTLYEKIDPYLRPLYDALHDMLDPDSIPRLMAAGTIEVAPLAYMRGRTLNDAFIILDEAQNTSAEQMKMFLTRLGFDSKIVITGDVTQVDLPSGTKSGLRQVQEILEGVDDVHFSRLTSHDVVRHKLVGRIVDAYEKYDSENGSENGSHKPRGKAGHKGL, from the coding sequence ATGACTCAGACACCCACAGCTCAGACCCCCGCGCAGGGGCAGGCACGAGCGCACTTCACGGTCCCCGCGAAGCACCCCATGGTCACCGTGCTGGGATCCGGCGACGCCCTCCTGCGCGTGATCGAGAAGGCCTTCCCGGCGGCCGACATCCACGTCCGGGGCAATGAGATCAGTGCGGTCGGCGACGCCGGTGAAGTCGCCCTCGTCCAGCGCCTGTTCGACGAGATGATGCTGGTGCTCCGCACGGGGCAGCCGATGACGGAGGACGCAGTGGAACGCTCGATCGCCATGCTCAGGGCGAGCGAGAACGGGGAGGGCGACGGCCAGGAGACTCCGGCCGAGGTGCTCACGCAGAACATCCTGTCCTCGCGCGGCCGCACCATTCGCCCCAAGACGCTCAACCAGAAGCGGTACGTCGACGCCATCGACAAGCACACGATCGTCTTCGGCATCGGCCCCGCGGGCACCGGCAAGACCTACCTGGCCATGGCCAAGGCGGTCCAGGCCCTTCAGTCCAAGCAGGTCAACCGCATCATCCTGACCCGCCCGGCGGTGGAGGCGGGAGAGCGGCTCGGCTTCCTGCCCGGCACGCTCTACGAGAAGATCGACCCCTACCTCCGCCCGCTGTACGACGCGCTGCACGACATGCTCGACCCGGACTCGATCCCCCGCCTGATGGCGGCGGGGACGATCGAGGTGGCGCCGCTCGCCTACATGCGCGGACGTACTCTCAATGACGCCTTCATCATCCTGGACGAGGCGCAGAACACGAGCGCCGAGCAGATGAAGATGTTCCTCACCCGTCTCGGCTTCGACTCGAAGATCGTGATCACGGGTGACGTGACGCAGGTCGACCTCCCCAGCGGGACGAAGTCGGGTCTGCGGCAGGTCCAGGAGATCCTGGAGGGCGTCGACGACGTGCACTTCTCGCGTCTCACGTCGCACGATGTCGTCCGGCACAAGCTGGTCGGCCGTATCGTCGACGCGTACGAGAAGTACGACAGCGAGAACGGCTCCGAGAACGGCTCCCACAAGCCCCGTGGCAAAGCCGGACACAAGGGGTTGTGA
- a CDS encoding MFS transporter: protein MSARTTTPWPLVALFTAGYLAAYLLPTTVGRLDAGLPLSATQAGSIGSALLLSSATAGFVLAAKVDRFPGGPRRLARAGLLLAAAGYGTAALTHTVPAVIAGAVLGGLGSGTATTVAATGIAARHDPHRASTLGLLSVSALAGALYLTIPHLGPGHGLPLAALALTALLTWPATHRLPATAPTPHTAPRGTGRLPHPRSGLLLATGILFWSLSQNSLWGVSGRIGLTQAGLTEVTVGAVFAAALGAGLLGVSAAGALGPRLGRALPIGAGTALIAVCIAVSASATDLRTFATGEIAWNALYPVVLSYLIGLAASLDPRGRWAVLVGSASSLGTAAGPLAGSLLSARAGYPAMGAILAVGLLVVALPLTAVALHTGGRPLLPSTIRRRGGAPAQPAVLEIPLDTPAVPNRGAYDTAGPRQAAAAPGPGAS, encoded by the coding sequence GTGTCCGCCCGCACCACCACGCCCTGGCCCCTCGTCGCCCTTTTCACGGCCGGGTACCTCGCCGCGTACCTGCTGCCGACCACCGTCGGCAGACTCGACGCCGGTCTCCCCCTCTCCGCCACCCAAGCCGGTTCCATCGGCAGCGCCCTGCTGCTGAGTTCGGCCACCGCCGGCTTCGTCCTCGCCGCCAAGGTGGACCGCTTCCCCGGCGGTCCCCGGCGCCTCGCCCGCGCCGGCCTCCTTCTCGCCGCCGCCGGCTACGGCACCGCCGCCCTCACCCACACCGTCCCCGCGGTCATCGCGGGAGCGGTCCTCGGCGGGCTCGGCTCCGGCACCGCCACCACCGTGGCGGCCACCGGAATCGCCGCCCGGCACGACCCCCACCGCGCCTCCACCCTCGGCCTCCTGAGCGTCTCCGCCCTGGCCGGCGCGCTTTATCTGACGATCCCTCACCTCGGCCCGGGCCACGGCCTCCCGCTCGCCGCGCTCGCCCTCACCGCACTGCTCACCTGGCCCGCCACCCACCGTCTCCCCGCCACCGCACCCACCCCGCACACCGCGCCCCGCGGGACGGGCCGCCTGCCCCACCCCCGTTCGGGCCTGCTGCTCGCCACGGGCATCCTGTTCTGGTCCCTCTCCCAGAACTCCCTGTGGGGTGTCAGCGGCCGCATCGGCCTCACCCAGGCCGGCCTCACCGAGGTCACGGTCGGCGCGGTCTTCGCGGCAGCGCTCGGCGCGGGACTCCTCGGCGTGTCGGCCGCGGGCGCGCTCGGCCCGCGGCTGGGCCGCGCCCTGCCCATCGGCGCCGGCACCGCGCTCATCGCGGTGTGCATCGCCGTCAGCGCCTCCGCCACCGATCTCCGCACCTTCGCGACGGGCGAGATCGCCTGGAACGCGCTCTACCCGGTCGTGCTGTCGTACCTGATCGGCCTGGCCGCCTCGCTCGACCCGCGCGGCCGCTGGGCGGTCCTGGTCGGCTCCGCCTCCTCGCTCGGCACGGCGGCGGGCCCCCTCGCCGGCAGCCTGCTCTCCGCGCGGGCGGGCTACCCCGCCATGGGCGCGATCCTGGCCGTCGGCCTGCTGGTGGTCGCCCTGCCGCTGACCGCCGTGGCCCTGCACACCGGCGGCCGCCCGCTCCTGCCCAGCACGATCCGCCGCCGCGGCGGCGCCCCGGCGCAGCCGGCGGTCCTGGAGATCCCCCTGGACACACCGGCCGTGCCGAACCGGGGCGCGTACGACACAGCAGGGCCCCGGCAGGCAGCAGCCGCACCGGGGCCCGGAGCCTCCTGA
- a CDS encoding 5-dehydro-4-deoxyglucarate dehydratase, whose translation MTAVRVSADTDTDTDTGTGTGPDTDTGTAAVVERLRGGMARGVLSFPLTSFHDDGSLDLDGFRAHLETQLAAGPGAVFPACGTGEFFSLDEDEYRQVVTAAVELTAGRVPVVAGTGYGWAQAARFARIAEDAGADALLVLPHYLVAAPQDGLVGQLERLAERTRLPLIAYQRGQVTYSVESLRRIARIPGVVGLKDGHSDLDRLQRLTLAAPEGFLFFNGAATAEIQARAYAAVGVPAYSSAVHAFAPEIAGAFHAALRDGHGKAVEKLLREFYVPFVELRDRVPGYGVSLVKAAARLRGRPVGPVRAPLTDPSAADLADLTSLLSTGLDLVGAAL comes from the coding sequence ATGACGGCGGTGAGGGTGAGCGCGGACACGGATACGGACACGGATACGGGCACGGGCACCGGTCCCGATACCGATACCGGTACGGCGGCCGTCGTCGAGCGGCTGCGCGGCGGGATGGCCCGCGGGGTGCTGTCGTTCCCGCTGACGAGCTTCCACGACGACGGCTCCCTCGACCTCGACGGCTTCCGCGCGCACCTGGAGACGCAGCTCGCCGCTGGACCCGGCGCCGTCTTCCCCGCCTGCGGCACCGGCGAGTTCTTCTCGCTGGACGAGGACGAGTACCGGCAGGTAGTGACCGCGGCGGTCGAGCTGACCGCGGGGCGGGTCCCGGTCGTCGCCGGTACGGGGTACGGGTGGGCCCAGGCCGCCCGGTTCGCGCGGATCGCCGAGGACGCGGGGGCCGATGCCCTGCTCGTGCTGCCCCACTACCTCGTCGCCGCGCCGCAGGACGGGCTCGTCGGGCAGCTGGAGCGGCTGGCGGAGCGGACCCGGCTGCCGCTCATCGCGTACCAGCGTGGTCAGGTCACCTACAGCGTCGAGTCGCTGCGGCGCATCGCCCGGATTCCGGGGGTCGTCGGGCTCAAGGACGGGCACAGCGATCTCGACCGGTTGCAGCGCCTCACCCTGGCCGCGCCCGAAGGGTTCCTGTTCTTCAACGGGGCTGCCACCGCCGAGATCCAGGCACGTGCCTACGCGGCCGTCGGCGTCCCCGCCTACTCGTCCGCCGTGCACGCCTTCGCCCCCGAGATCGCCGGCGCCTTCCACGCGGCCCTGCGGGACGGGCACGGCAAGGCGGTGGAGAAGCTGCTGCGTGAGTTCTACGTTCCGTTCGTCGAGCTGCGCGACCGGGTGCCCGGCTACGGCGTGTCGCTGGTGAAGGCGGCCGCCCGGCTGCGCGGCCGGCCGGTGGGGCCCGTACGCGCCCCCCTCACCGACCCCTCGGCCGCCGATCTCGCCGACCTCACCTCCCTCCTGAGCACCGGACTCGACCTCGTAGGAGCCGCCCTGTGA
- the ybeY gene encoding rRNA maturation RNase YbeY produces MSIDVNNESGTEVDEQAILDIARYALARMRIHPLSELSVIVVDADAMEQLHIQWMDLPGPTDVMSFPMDELRPPMKDDDEPPQGLLGDIVLCPEVAERQGKEAPTQHSMDEELQLLAVHGVLHLLGYDHEEPDEKAEMFGLQAAIVDGWRAEKGLTGPSPAPTVS; encoded by the coding sequence ATGTCGATCGACGTCAACAACGAATCCGGAACCGAGGTCGACGAGCAGGCGATCCTCGACATCGCCCGCTACGCGCTCGCGCGGATGCGCATCCACCCGCTCTCCGAGCTCTCGGTGATCGTCGTGGACGCGGACGCCATGGAGCAGCTGCACATCCAGTGGATGGACCTGCCGGGCCCGACGGATGTCATGTCCTTCCCGATGGACGAGCTGCGCCCGCCCATGAAGGACGACGACGAGCCCCCGCAGGGCCTGCTCGGCGACATCGTGCTCTGCCCCGAGGTCGCCGAGCGGCAGGGCAAGGAAGCACCCACGCAGCACTCCATGGACGAGGAGCTCCAGCTCCTGGCCGTCCACGGAGTGCTGCACCTGCTCGGTTACGACCACGAGGAGCCGGACGAGAAGGCCGAGATGTTCGGCCTCCAGGCCGCCATCGTGGACGGCTGGCGCGCGGAGAAGGGCCTGACCGGCCCGTCCCCGGCCCCGACCGTGTCATGA
- a CDS encoding adenosine deaminase — protein sequence MPLPKAELHLHIEGTLEPELAFALAARNGVPLPYAHTDELRKAYQFDDLQSFLNLYYELMAVLRTEQDFEDLANAYLPRAAAQGVRHAEIFFDPQAHIARGVAMGTVVEGLWRALGRSTENHGVSTQLIMCFLRDESAESALETLEAAKPYLDRIIGIGLDSAEVGHPPAKFREVYEAAAALGLRRVAHAGEEGPPEYITEALDVLGVERIDHGLRCMEDDALVERLVRERVPLTLCPLSNVRLRAVDVLAEHPLPAMLDAGLLCTVNSDDPAYFGGYVADNFHAVRDALGLDQERMRELARNSFVASFLEHDEERRARYLAEVEAYDFPGRP from the coding sequence ATGCCCCTCCCCAAAGCTGAACTGCACCTCCACATCGAAGGCACCCTGGAGCCCGAGCTGGCCTTCGCGCTGGCCGCGCGCAACGGTGTCCCGCTGCCGTACGCGCACACGGACGAGCTCCGCAAGGCGTATCAGTTCGACGACCTTCAGTCGTTCCTGAACCTGTACTACGAGCTCATGGCCGTGCTGCGGACCGAGCAGGACTTCGAGGACCTCGCGAACGCGTATCTCCCGCGGGCCGCCGCGCAGGGCGTGCGGCACGCGGAGATCTTCTTCGACCCGCAGGCCCACATCGCCCGGGGGGTGGCGATGGGGACCGTCGTCGAGGGGCTGTGGCGCGCCCTCGGCAGGAGTACCGAGAACCACGGGGTCTCCACCCAGCTGATCATGTGCTTCCTGCGGGACGAGTCCGCCGAGTCGGCGCTCGAGACGCTGGAGGCCGCGAAGCCCTACCTCGACCGGATCATCGGCATCGGTCTCGACTCCGCCGAGGTCGGGCACCCGCCGGCCAAGTTCCGCGAGGTGTACGAGGCCGCCGCGGCCCTCGGTCTGCGCCGCGTCGCGCACGCCGGGGAGGAGGGGCCGCCCGAGTACATCACCGAGGCGCTGGACGTGCTGGGTGTCGAGCGGATCGATCACGGCCTGCGGTGCATGGAGGACGACGCGCTCGTCGAGCGGCTCGTCCGGGAGCGGGTGCCGCTGACGCTGTGCCCGCTGTCGAACGTGCGGCTGCGCGCCGTGGACGTCCTCGCGGAACACCCGCTGCCCGCGATGCTGGACGCCGGGCTGCTGTGCACGGTCAACTCCGACGACCCCGCGTACTTCGGCGGGTACGTCGCGGACAACTTCCACGCTGTACGGGACGCGCTGGGGCTGGACCAGGAACGGATGCGGGAGTTGGCCCGCAACTCGTTCGTCGCGTCCTTCCTGGAGCACGACGAGGAGCGGCGGGCGCGGTATCTCGCCGAGGTCGAGGCGTACGACTTCCCGGGCCGGCCGTAG